TCACCCTGAACCGGCCCGAGGCGCTCAACGCCTTCAACGAAGCCCTCTACGACGCCACCGCGCAGGCCCTGTTGGACGCGGCCCAGGATCCAGGGGTGTCCGTGGTCTTGCTGACCGGCTCGGGTCGCGGCTTCAGCGCCGGCACCGATCTCGCCGAGATGCAGGCACGCATCACCGACCCCGGCTTCCAAGGCGGACGATACGGCTTCCGGGGGCTCATCGAATCGCTCGCCAGTTTCCCCAAACCGCTGATCTGCGCGGTCAACGGCGTCGGCGTGGGGATAGGCACCACCATTCTCGGTTACGCCGACCTGGCGTTCATGTCCTCGACGGCGCGCCTGAAATGCCCGTTTACCAGCCTCGGTGTGGCACCCGAAGCGGCGTCGTCGTATCTGCTGCCGCAGCTGGTGGGCCGGCAGAACGCAGCCTGGCTCCTGATGTCTTCGGAATGGGTGGACGCCGAGGAGGCCTTGCGGATGGGGCTGGTCTGGCGTGTCTGCGAACCGGAGGCGCTGCTTCCCGAGGCCCGCCGGCAT
The nucleotide sequence above comes from Mycobacterium pseudokansasii. Encoded proteins:
- a CDS encoding enoyl-CoA hydratase/isomerase family protein, producing the protein MTLLIDDHNRVRTLTLNRPEALNAFNEALYDATAQALLDAAQDPGVSVVLLTGSGRGFSAGTDLAEMQARITDPGFQGGRYGFRGLIESLASFPKPLICAVNGVGVGIGTTILGYADLAFMSSTARLKCPFTSLGVAPEAASSYLLPQLVGRQNAAWLLMSSEWVDAEEALRMGLVWRVCEPEALLPEARRHAEILAARPLSSLMAVKHTIVEPIRPEIAAASARENAHFAELMGAQANTTALADFTKRRA